Genomic DNA from Longimicrobium sp.:
GCGCAAAGAGATCGAGGGCGCTGAAGTCCACCCCGTCTGCCCCCACCCCGTTGTGCGAGAAGTCGAACGACACCACCGCGTGCCCCGCCGCCGCCAGCGAACGCGCCACGGCCGGAAAGAAACCCCACTCGCGGAACCCCTTGAACCCATGGCAGATCACCACCGCACTCTGCGGCTTACTCCCCTCCTGCACGCGGAGGTCGCCGCGCACGGGCGGCCCGCCGTCGCGCGGGCGCAGCTCGAAGCGGGTGCGGGTCAGTGCGGTCGTGATCTCGGGCATATGCGGCGCGCGTGGATGGTGAGTTTTGAAGTGGCGCGGGGGCCCGCTCGTTCCTCGCTGCCCCTCTCCCGATAACGGGAGAGGGGGCGGTTTGTTGTAGGGGCGCGATTCATCGCGCCCACCCTTCGCCCTCACATCGGGCGGCGCACCAGGTCACGAAAGGCGGCGAGCACTCCCCCCTCTCCCGATAACAGAGGCGCCAGCCTCTCCTGTTATCGGGAGAGGGGGGTCGGGGGGGTGAGGGCCACCATCGGGCACCCCGCGCATGGCACCTTGCGCGGGCACCCCTCGCACGGCAGCTCGCCCTCGTCCGCGGGAGCTGCGGCGGCGGCGAGGCGGGCGGCGAGGTAGCGGATGCGGCGCGGGTTGAGCGGGTCGTCGAACTCGCCCTCGCGCACGCCGCCCAGCGTGCCAGATGCGGCGGCGGCCACCAGCGCGCGGAGCTGGTTCGTCTCCTCCGCCGCCAACGGCACCAGGCCCTCGACGGGGCGGCGAGGCGCGCGCTCCACCTTGAGCACCTGCCGCGCAAAGGAGACGAACATCGAGCACGCCTCGGGGCAGGGGACCAGCGCGTCGCCGTGCGGCGGGCCTTCGTCGGCCATCTCCAGCGGCGTCGCCTCATCTACCTGCCACGCCACGCGGCGCAGGCACACGGCGTCGCCGCAGCACGCGCGCACGGTGTTCCGCACGGCGTCCGTCTCCAGCAGCTTGACGGCACCGTACATTCCGGTCTGCCGCGCCGCCGTCTCGCGCCAGTGCGTCACGCGCAGGGTGCCCGTGCGCCCCGCGTGCCAGTGCAGCGCGCAAGCGGGATACAGGTAGTCGAGCGCGGTCCAGAGCGCGCGCTCGTCCAGCTCCACCAGCGCCCACCCCCCGCGAAGGTTCGGCGACGTCTTGAGCGGCCGATGCTCCCCGTCGTCCGTCACCTGCGCGATGGTGCGCGCCGCGAACGGATCGCGCGAGACCACCAGCGCGTCCAGCGGAAAGCCGGCGTCGCGTTGATGGCGGATCTCGTACTGCCCGCCGCCCGTCGCGCGGATCAGCGCCTGGAGGAATGCGCGCCCCTCCGGCCCGGCATCGTCCACCCACACCGCCAGCGCCGCCCGCGCCTCCGCGATCCCGCCCGGTGCGTGCGCGCCGCGCTCCTCCGGGCGGTCAGACACGTGCGTCCTCGTGTGCCAGGATCCCCTCGGGGACGTCCGCGCCGGCCTCGCGGGCGCGCTGCAGCACGATCTCCGCCACCTCGGGGAAGGTCCCGACCGGCGCCGCGTAGAAGATGGCGCGCCCATCCCTCTCCGTCACCGGGCTCACCGCCGGGCGGTTGATCCCCAGGTCGTCGGGGATGGTCTCCTGCGTGTGCCACCCCTCGGCCACGAAGAATGGGACCAGCACCACGTCGCGCCCGCCCATCTCCTCCAGCACCTCGCCGACCTCGGGCGGCTGGTCGAGGAACCCGGTCTTCACCTCGCCGAAGACGCCGGCCGCCTCCGCCTCGCGGGTCACGCGGTAGATGGCCTCGGCGGAGTTGCTGTTCCGCTCCGTGCCGTGGCCGATGATGATCAGCCCCGCCCGCCGCGCCTCCGCATCGTCCATCCCGGCGCTCTCCTCCGCGCGCCGCAGGATCATGGCCGACATCGACGGATGCGTCCCCACCGGCCCGCAGTAGCGGATCGTCTTCCCCAGCTTCCGCGTGACCGAGGGCGCCGGGCCGTCCAGCCCCAGCTCGCGCGGGATCACCTCCTCGGTGAAGTACCCTTCGGAGATGAAGAGGGGAACGACGTACACGTCCTCCGACTCCACGAGGTCGAACACCTCGCGCATGGAGGGCTCTTCCTTCCAGAAGCACTCGCGCACCTCGTCGAAGGCCCCGGTGCGCCGGATGGCCTCCGCGTGGCGGTATACCGGCGCGCTCGACTCCGCATTCAGGTGCGACCCGTGCCCGATGATGATCAGCGCTTGCAAATCAGCCTGCTCTTCGTGGTCGTTCTCGGACGGGTGTCCAAGATCCGTCCAACTTGCGGGCGCCGTGTGGCGGATGCAAGCACTCGTGGACTCCGGGTCGATTTCCGCGTTGCACGAGCCGCCTTCCCGTCGTTCCAGCCGGGGGATTCATTTCATCCCCCGGCGACCCCGCCCTGCTCCGCCGCCCGCCCTCCGCAGCTCTCCGCGATGGAGAGCACCTCGCTCCGCACCGTCGTACCGGGCGTGCGCTTGCTCCCGCGCACGTTCCCCAGCATCTCCCGCTCCCACCGCTCCCCAAAGAGGCGCAGGGTGCGTGCTTCATCCACCACCGCGTCGATCTGCAGCCAGGTGCGCCGCGTCTCGTTGAGCGGTCCGGTGACGTCCCGCTCCAGCCGAATCTGGTTCAGCGGGAGGCCCTCCGACGTGGCGGCGTACCCCAGGGCACGAGCGCTCCGCTCCACGCACTCCAGCGCGTCCGCCGGCGCCGGCGCGTTGGCGTAGACGGTGTGGCGCGAGGCGGTCACGGAGCAGGCGGCGAGGAGCAGGGCAGGCACGAACAGGGCGGCGCGGGTCATGGCGGAATCCAGAGGCAGGGGAAGCGGCTGCGATACTCTCTGGGACGCACGGCCCGGCGGATCTTGCACAGCTACGACCCCATAGACTGCTTCACCAGCAGGTCGTGGGTCGCCTTCTGGGCGGGGGAGAGCTTGGCGGGGATGCCGACGATGATCGCGGGTTGCGAGGGTGCGTCAGGGAGGTGGAGGACGAGGTGGTCCGGGGGGACGGGGCGCGCGTATTCGGAGGCGCGGCCCGTGGGGTCGATCTGGACGGTGCGCCCTTTCGCGGCCAGCGTCGCGAGGACGCGGCCGTACTCCAGCCACTCCGCGCGCGGGTCCGAATCCTCAGAGGCCACCGCGGGGATCAGCTGCTCCTCGAAGTAGGCGCGCGCCCGGCGAAAGGCTTCGGGATTCGCGTCCCTGAGCGCCACCATCTGCTTGCGGTAAAACTCGCGGGGGTCGCGGGCGCCGGCCTGCTGCAGGGCGCTCTCGAAGCGGGCATCGGCGCGGGCGCGGAGGTCGGGCGGTGCGGGCATCGGCGGCTCGGTGGCGGTGAACGCGGGCGGCAAAACTACCCCGGCACACCCGCCCGCGCAAAGTCCGGCGCACACCGCGCGCGCATCTCCATCACCATCGCACTGAGCAGGCAGGGCACGTGGTGTTGGGGAGTGTCGGCCGAAAGGCGCGCGCCTCTGGTGCGGGGAACGAAACTTGTAGCGTGATGGCGCCTTACATTCGCACACACAGGGAGGTCGCATGGTTCAGCCGATTCCGTTCCCCCGCACTGGCGACGACGGCGGCGGTGGCGCGTCGGACACGCTGGAGCTCTCGTGGGAGCTGTTCGGCGAGCTCTGCCGCGCCCTGGCCATCCGTGTGGCGCACGAGTACGAACCAGACCTGGTGATCGGCATTGCCACGGCGGGAGTGATCCCCGCCGCGACCGTCGCGGGGATCCTGCAGGTGGAGTTCGAGTCGATGAAGATCTCGCGGCGCGACGGCAGCGCGGTCGCCCGTCCCGCGCCGTCGGTCCTCTCCTCGGCGCCGCCGCGCGCGCGCGGGCGGCGCGTGCTGATCGTGGACGAGCTCACCACCAGCGGCGACACGCTGCGGCTGGCCCTCGCCGCCGTGCGGGAGGTGGGCGCGGCGGAGGTGCGCACCGCCACCTCCTTCGTGCGCCCCGGCGGCTACCGCCCCGACTTCTTTGCCCTGGAGACCCCGGCGCTCATCGTCTTCCCCTGGGACCGCCAGGTGATCGAGCGCGGGGAGCTGGTGACCCCGTCCATCTACACGGGGCCGATCCTCCACGCCTAGCGGGTGTTGGGGCAGTCGCGCTCCGTGGTCCTCCGCAGCTCCAGCACCTCGATGACGCGGAACTCGTGGTCGTTGGCCTGGTTGTGCCCGTAGCGGCCGCGCGGCCCCAGCCCGCCGCGGAGGCGCGCGAACACGTTCGCGTACGGCGCCCCGGCCGCCGAGTCGTAGCGCGCGCGCATCTTCTGCGTCATGATGGGGAGCCAGTTCTCCATCGACTGGCAGGGGCGGAAGGAGGCCGTCTCGAATCCCAGCGAGAGACGGCCTTCCACCACGATGGCATCCGCGGAAGTCCCATCGCGGCACCCCGCCGCGAGCACCAGCGCACACACGAGCAGACGCCTCATTGCCTGACCTCCTGGAGTGGTCGAATGCGGCGGGCACCGCGACCGCCGCTCCCCATCAACGCCCACGCGGCCCGCGTGTGACACCCGGCCCATGAAGACCCTCCTCCGCGCCCGCCTCCTCCTGGCGGCCCTGGCCCTCGCCGCATGCGCCACGACGGGAACCCGCACCTCCGCCGGGCAGCTCGTCCGCGACACCGTGGACGCGCCCTCGCTGGCGGGGAACCGGCTGGGCGACCCGGCGCGGCGCGAGGCGCTGGTGTACCTGCCGCCCGGCTACAGCACGGGAAACCGCCGCTACCCCACGCTCTACGTGCTGCACGGCTTCGACGCGCCGCTCCAGGCGTTCGAGACGGGTCGGGTGCCCATCCGGGTGCTGATGGACTCGCTGGTCGCGGCGGGGCGCGCGCGTGCCATGATCGTGGTGGTCCCTGATGCTCGAAACGCGTACGGCGGCGCCTTCTACAGCAACTCGCCCGTAGCGGGGAGCTGGGAGGACTTCGTGGCGCGCGACCTGGTAGCGCACATGGACCTTCGTTACCGCACCCTTCCTCGCGCCGCATCTCGCGGGATCGAGGGGCACTCGATGGGCGGCTACGGCGCGCTGACCCTGGCGGCGCGCCACCCGGACGTCTTCGGCGCGGTGTACGCCGCGTCACCGTGCTGCTTCGGCCCGCGCATGATGGACGACCTAGCCCCCTTCTGGCCCGCCGCCCTTTCCCTCACCGACCGCGATGCGGTGGGTGCGGCCAGCTTCCAGGCGCGCCTGATCCTGGGCCTCGCCACCGCCCTCACGCCGGCAGCGGAGCGCGCGCCGCTCTTCGTCGATCTCCCCTTTCGGCACGACGCGGACGGCGTCTTGATGATGCGCAACGAGCCCGCCTACTCCCGCTGGACCGGCCTCACACCGTCATCGCTGGTGCGCGCGAACGCCGATGGCCTGCGCCGGCTGCGCGGCATCCGCTTCGACGTGGGCACCTCGGACGCCTTCACCCACATCCTCCCCAACCTGCGCGAGCTTTCCGCCGCGCTGGACTCCGCCGGCATCCGCCACACCTTGCAGCCCTATCCCGGCGACCACGTCAGCGGCCTCCGTCCCCGCTTCGCCTCCGAGGTGATCCCTTTCTTCTCGGCCACCCTCCAGTACTGAAACGGCGCCCCACACGGAGACACAGAGGGTACGGCGAGAACGGCAGGAGGTTTTCTCTGCGTCTTGTAGTTCCCTCTGCGCCCTCTGTGTGAGACTTTTCGCGACCCCGCGGTAATGACAGAGGGCCGGCTCTCCGTGTGGAAAGCCGGCCCCCTCTCGCA
This window encodes:
- a CDS encoding phosphoribosyltransferase family protein, which produces MVQPIPFPRTGDDGGGGASDTLELSWELFGELCRALAIRVAHEYEPDLVIGIATAGVIPAATVAGILQVEFESMKISRRDGSAVARPAPSVLSSAPPRARGRRVLIVDELTTSGDTLRLALAAVREVGAAEVRTATSFVRPGGYRPDFFALETPALIVFPWDRQVIERGELVTPSIYTGPILHA
- a CDS encoding DR2241 family protein, which codes for MSDRPEERGAHAPGGIAEARAALAVWVDDAGPEGRAFLQALIRATGGGQYEIRHQRDAGFPLDALVVSRDPFAARTIAQVTDDGEHRPLKTSPNLRGGWALVELDERALWTALDYLYPACALHWHAGRTGTLRVTHWRETAARQTGMYGAVKLLETDAVRNTVRACCGDAVCLRRVAWQVDEATPLEMADEGPPHGDALVPCPEACSMFVSFARQVLKVERAPRRPVEGLVPLAAEETNQLRALVAAAASGTLGGVREGEFDDPLNPRRIRYLAARLAAAAAPADEGELPCEGCPRKVPCAGCPMVALTPPTPLSR
- a CDS encoding alpha/beta hydrolase-fold protein, yielding MKTLLRARLLLAALALAACATTGTRTSAGQLVRDTVDAPSLAGNRLGDPARREALVYLPPGYSTGNRRYPTLYVLHGFDAPLQAFETGRVPIRVLMDSLVAAGRARAMIVVVPDARNAYGGAFYSNSPVAGSWEDFVARDLVAHMDLRYRTLPRAASRGIEGHSMGGYGALTLAARHPDVFGAVYAASPCCFGPRMMDDLAPFWPAALSLTDRDAVGAASFQARLILGLATALTPAAERAPLFVDLPFRHDADGVLMMRNEPAYSRWTGLTPSSLVRANADGLRRLRGIRFDVGTSDAFTHILPNLRELSAALDSAGIRHTLQPYPGDHVSGLRPRFASEVIPFFSATLQY
- a CDS encoding CbiX/SirB N-terminal domain-containing protein — encoded protein: MQALIIIGHGSHLNAESSAPVYRHAEAIRRTGAFDEVRECFWKEEPSMREVFDLVESEDVYVVPLFISEGYFTEEVIPRELGLDGPAPSVTRKLGKTIRYCGPVGTHPSMSAMILRRAEESAGMDDAEARRAGLIIIGHGTERNSNSAEAIYRVTREAEAAGVFGEVKTGFLDQPPEVGEVLEEMGGRDVVLVPFFVAEGWHTQETIPDDLGINRPAVSPVTERDGRAIFYAAPVGTFPEVAEIVLQRAREAGADVPEGILAHEDARV